One window from the genome of Nicotiana sylvestris chromosome 9, ASM39365v2, whole genome shotgun sequence encodes:
- the LOC138877498 gene encoding uncharacterized mitochondrial protein AtMg00820-like: protein MMKDTSKSQEYTNRSDDVIESTNETNNNLPESPKESTTHIVRPKEWRSEPEYSKKFIIGDSSEGMKTRRALKKKANIALVSYIESKKIEEALKDTSLLKTMQEVLDQFDKNQVWKLIPRLENVLVIGTKWVFRNKLNEDGKVVRNKARLVAQEYPQQEGVDYEETFAQ from the exons ATGATGAAG GATACAAGCAAATCTCAAGAGTACACTAATAGATCTGATGATGTGATAGAGTCAACTAATGAAACCAACAACAATCTACCAGAATCTCCGAAGGAGTCAACTACTCATATAGTTCGTCCAAAAGAATGGAGAAGTGAACCTGAATATTCTAAAAAATTTATCATAGGAGATTCAAGCGAGGGAATGAAAACCAGGAGAGCTCTCAAGAAGAAAGCAAACATAGCACTAGTTTCTTATATTGAGTCAAAGAAAATAGAGGAAGCTCTGAAAGACACAAGCTTGTTGAAAACAATGCAGGAAGTGCTAGACCAATTCGACAAAAATCAAGTATGGAAACTGATACCCAGGCTTGAAAATGTTCTAGTAATTGGAACAAAGTGGGTCTTCAGAAATAAGCTGAATGAGGATGGAAAAGTTGTAAGAAATAAAGCCAGATTAGTTGCTCAAGAATATCCACAACAAGAAGGAGTAGACTATGAAGAAACCTTTGCCCAGTAG